Genomic segment of Rattus norvegicus strain BN/NHsdMcwi chromosome 7, GRCr8, whole genome shotgun sequence:
gcaaaacgggttcagtttgggcccgtagtcgccctcaatcctgccaccttgcttcctctaccagaggaggcagaacagcatgactgcctacaaatcctcgcagaagtacatggaaccaggccggacctatctgaccagcctcttcagaatgctgaccacataTGGTACACCGATGgcagcagcttcttggcagagagagagcaaaaggctggagctacggtcactacggaggacaaagtgatttgggcaaaagccctgcctgctggtacatCCGCACAAcaggctgaactcatcgccttgactcaggcgctcaaggtggcaaaaggtaagaggctaaatatatatacagacagccgttatgcctttgccacggcacacatccacgagGAGATCTActggaggcgggggctgctcacatctgaggataaagatattaaaaataaggctaaaattctggccctcttagaagccctattcttgcccaaaagactgagtattatacattgtccaggacaccagaaagggcacaacccagaggcacgaagaaaccggctggccgatgccacggcgcgagaagtggccatgagcaaacaaatcttgcccttaaatagcccagaccaacccacgcccccaccagtgggacaaaccagttgggtttatgcccatgaggacatagagctcctaaaaaaatgggggccatctaccaccctcaactaaaacagtgggtctacaaaggacttttgaattgatctcctttttacataaattaacccatttggggtttaagaagatgaaaaccttactagatcgggaagagataaatctgtgtttttttgaatcgagacaaagcgatacaaaaggtgactgagagttgcaaagcgtgcgctcaggttaacctgggaaggaccatgattggacaaggagttcgtcctaggggacaccgtcccgccatccattgggaaattgattttactgaaattaaaccaggtatatatggatacaagtatctcctagtgtttatagacaccttctcaggatgggtcgaagccttccccacaaagcacgagactacaaaaatggtcaccaagaagctcctcgaggaaatctttcccaggtatgacatgcctcaagcattggggtcggacaacgggcccgctttcgtctcccaagtaagtcagttggtggccaaattgctggggattgattggaaattacattgtgcctatagaccccagagttcaggtcaggtaaaacacataaatagaacaattaaggagactttatccaaacttacgcttgcaactggctcaaaggattgggtggccctccttcccctagttctatatcgggcccggaataccccgggcccccatggtctaactccttttaaaataatgtatgaaacaccacccccatttgtccatttctttgattcaaacattgctgattttgctgacagcccttctctgagggcccatttacaggccctacagattgtgcagagagacgtctggagacctttggccgctgcttaccaggacaagcttgagcatccggtggtgccacacccgttccagattggagacaccgtgtgggtgcgcagacaccagaccaagaatctcgagccacggtggaaaggaccctacaccatcctcctgactaccccgaccgccctaaaggtagacggagtctcggcttagatccacgcaccacacgtcaaggcagtccggtctgaggaattgactaatcacaacactacaccccagacatggagagttcagcgcactccaaaccccttaaagttaaaactcctacgtggctcctcctagtccttttgtggcctagagtcagtgggggaataagcccccaccagacagaaatttcttgaccaagtcgagtgaaagatttcact
This window contains:
- the LOC108351510 gene encoding uncharacterized protein LOC108351510 encodes the protein MGLALQQPPLIIQLKATTTPVSIKQYPLSHEAYQGIRPHITRLLDQGILVPCWSPWNTPLLPVKKPGTGSIPPSYSCKPFELFIDEKQGYAKGVLTQRLGPWKRPVAYLSKKLDPVASGWPQCLRMVAAIAVLIKDARKLTLGQPLTILAPHAVEVLIKQPPDRWLSNSHMTHYQALLLDAKRVQFGPVVALNPATLLPLPEEAEQHDCLQILAEVHGTRPDLSDQPLQNADHIWYTDGSSFLAEREQKAGATVTTEDKVIWAKALPAGTSAQQAELIALTQALKVAKGKRLNIYTDSRYAFATAHIHEEIYWRRGLLTSEDKDIKNKAKILALLEALFLPKRLSIIHCPGHQKGHNPEARRNRLADATAREVAMSKQILPLNSPDQPTPPPVGQTSWVYAHEDIELLKKWGPSTTLN